The following coding sequences lie in one Arachis stenosperma cultivar V10309 chromosome 5, arast.V10309.gnm1.PFL2, whole genome shotgun sequence genomic window:
- the LOC130980511 gene encoding uncharacterized protein LOC130980511 — MDIIQTKKLENDDDDLYRLRMDTYQSILLKMMLYIVYQATYLLWNLQSIQVQILSLKTASEIGRRATKSCDDLMKQSQHVDTLMKRQTSEEIENNRRRLGASIDCIRCSVQKLVLENAPRFAKYTSSDVQKEILHVLATMVRNSIRKDIGDIKFCIIIDEARDESKEEQMAIVLRFVDVDDFARERFFDLVHVSDTSALTLKKELVSVLSIYNLQIKNIRGQGYDGASNMREEWNGLQALFLNDCRQAYYVHCFAHRLQLALVAASREVLQIHEFFTQLTAIINIVGASCKRHDQLQEAQEIENAKLIANDELETGQGANQMGTLQRAGDTRWSSHFHYVCSLIRMFAATQTVLNNIIDDGITSAQRSEAYGVNKVLSSFEFVFSLHLMKEIMGITNILCQALQQKSQKIF; from the exons ATGGATATAATTCAAACCAAGAAGCTTGAAAACGACGACGATGACTTGTATCGCTTGAGAATGGATACttatcaa AGTATTCTATTGAAGATGATGCTGTATATTGTTTACCAAGCTACCTATTTGCTATGGAATCTTCAATCAATACAGGTTCAAATACTTTCATTGAAAACGGCTTCAGAAATTGGAAGAAg GGCAACGAAATCATGTGATGATTTGATGAAGCAATCACAACATGTTGATACACTTATGAAACGACAAACATCAGAGGAAATTGAGAATAATCGACGTAGACTTGGAGCATCTATTGATTGTATTAGATG TAGTGTTCAGAAGCTTGTTTTGGAAAATGCTCCTAGATTTGCTAAATACACTTCAAGTGATGTTCAGAAAGAAATTCTACATGTTCTTGCTACAATGGTAAGAAACTCAATTAGAAAGGATATTGGAGATATCAAATTTTGTATTATCATTGATGAAGCTCGTGATGAATCTAAAGAAGAACAAATGGCTATTGTTTTGAGATTTGTTGATGTGGATGATTTTGCTCGTGAACGCTTCTTTGATCTTGTACATGTTAGTGATACTAGTGCTTTGACTTTGAAAAAAGAGTTGGTGTCTGTGCTTTCTATTTATAATctccaaattaaaaatattcgaGGTCAGGGGTATGATGGTGCTAGCAATATGAGAGAGGAATGGAATGGTTTACAAGCTTTATTTCTTAATGATTGCCGACAAGCATATTATGTCCATTGTTTTGCTCATAGATTGCAGTTAGCACTAGTGGCTGCTTCAAGGGAAGTACTTCAAATTCATGAGTTTTTCACACAATTGACTGCTATTATCAATATTGTTGGTGCATCTTGCAAACGACATGATCAACTACAAGAAGCTCAAGAAATTGAAAATGCAAAATTGATTGCCAATGATGAGCTAGAAACAGGTCAAGGTGCAAATCAAATGGGCACTTTACAAAGAGCTGGAGATACAAGATGGAGTTCTCACTTTCATTATGTTTGTAGCTTGATAAGAATGTTTGCAGCTACTCAAACCGTTCTTAATAACATTATTGACGATGGTATAACTTCTGCTCAAAGAAGCGAGGCTTATGGCGTCAACAAAGTGTTATCCTCGTTTGAATTTGTTTTTTCATTACATTTGATGAAGGAAATTATGGGGATTACTAATATTTTGTGCCAAGCATTACAACAAAAATCTCAAAAGATATTTTGA